TCGGCGCGTTCGTCGACGTCGGCGTCCACCAGGACGGCCTCGTCCACGTCAGCAAGCTCGCCGACCGCTACGTCGCCGACCCGGCCGATGTCGTCCGCGCGGGGCAGCGGGTCGTCGTCACCGTTCTCGACGTCGATCTCGACCGCGGGCGCATCTCCCTCTCGATGCGCGAGGGGTGATTTCCAAGCCGCTGGACATCGCCATACCCGTCTGTTATCATTCCGTGCGCGGGGGCCGATCCCTTGTTCAACGGATCCGGTCCACTCAACGGCGAGGCATGCCCGCGGTCGGGGTGCCTTTTTCTCGTCTCATTCGTCGAAAGGACGAATACCATGCGTTTCAAGGCACTCGTGTCGGTCGCCTTCCTGGTCGCGGTACTCGCCGCATTCGGGTGCTCCGAGAAGGAAGAGACCGCGGGGAAGGGCGACATGCAGGAAGTCACGGGAGACGTCGCGATCACGGTTGACGGCAGCGCCATCACGGCCGACGAGCTGGCCGGCGAGGTCTCGCGCCTGAAGAGCCAGTACGAGCAGCGGCTCGGGGCGCAGCAGGTCGATGCGATGAAAAGCGCCATCAAGACGCAGTCGGTGACGAACGTCATCAACCGTCGCCTGCTCGAGGCGGCGGCGAGAGAACGGGGATTCGTGGCGAGCGACGAGAAGGTCGAGCAGCGGATCGCCGATCTGCGGGCGCAGTATCCCTCGCCGGAGGCCTTCGACGAGCGCCTCGCGGCCGGCGGGATGACGATGGAGCAGCTGCGCGGCGAGATGAAGTCGGGGATCGGCATCGAGGAGATGCTCGAGGCCGAGCTCGAGAAGGCGCCGAAGAAGACCGACGAGGAGCTCCTCGCCTTCTACGAGGAGAACGTCGACCGCTTCAAGGAGGCCGAGCAGGTCAGGGCCAGCCACATCCTCGTCAAGGTCGAGCCGAGCGACACCGACGCGATGAAGGCCGAGAAGCTCCTCAAGATCAAGAACATCCGGGAGGAGCTCCTCCTCGGCGCCGATTTCGCCGAGAAGGCGCGGGAGGCCTCCGAATGCCCGAGCAGCGCCAACGGCGGCGATCTCGGGTTCTTCGAGCACGGTTCGATGGTCAAGCCCTTCGCCGACGCGGCCTTCGCGCTCGATGTCGGCTCGATCAGCCCGATCGTCGAGACGCAGTTCGGCTTCCACGTCATCAAGGTCACCGAGCGCAAGCCGGCGCGGACCGTGCCCTTCGACGAGGCCCGGCAGCACATCGAGGCCGACTTCGAGCGGTCCCGCCAGCAGGAGGTCGTTGGCAGACTGCTGAACGAGCTTCGCGAGAAGGCGCAGATCGTCTACGTCGATTCCGTCTGGGCCATATAGGATTCTCGGGGAGGCGGGGAGGGCCGTCAGGCCGAGCCGAGTTCCTCCATCGCGGCGCGGGCGCTCTCCCGGAGGGCCGGGTCGAGCGCATTGGCCGGCTCGAAGGGCTGGATGCGGTGGGGCGAGCCGCGCGGAACGAGCCGCGCCAGCTCGCGCAGGTCGGCCTCGTCGAGCAGGGCGGGAACGTGGGTCGTGCGGAACTCGTGCGGCAGGCCGCTTCCGGCGATGAGGGCGATGCTCTCCCGGATCCGGCCGAGCGGGGCCCGGACGCCGACGAGACGGTCGTAGCGCCTCTCGGGGGCCTTCACGTCCATCGCGAGATAGTCGACGACTCCGCGCAATAGCAGGTCCCGGATGACGTCCGGCCGGCTGCCGTTCGTGTCGAGCTTGACGGCGAATCCCATCGATCCCAGCTTTCCCAGGAACGAGGCCAGGTCGGGCTGGAGCGTCGGTTCGCCGCCGGTGACGACGACCCCGTCGAGCCGGCCGCGCCGGCTGTCGAGGTACTGCAGCACGAGCTCCTCGGCGACGGCCGCGCCGTCGCCGGCCTCCCCGGGGATGAGGGCGCCGTTGTGACAGAAGGGGCAGCGGAAGTTGCACCCCTGCGTGAAGACGATCGCGGCGACGCGGCCGGGAAAGTCGCTGAGGCTGAACCGCTGGAATCCGCCGATTCTCATCCTATACGCCGATCGTGAAATTCCGCCTGAGCTCGAATTCGGCCTGCTTGCCCTCGTTCCACTGGTTGATCGGCCGCAGGTAGCCGACCACACGCGAGTAGACCTCCGTCTCCGCCCCGCACTCGGGGCAGGTGTCGCTGCGTCCCTTCAGGTACCCGTGCGTCGGGCAGACGGAGAAGGTGGGGGAGAGGGTGAAGTAGGGCAGGCGATAGCGGTCGCAGACCCGCCGGACGAAGCTCTTGACCGCCGACGGATCGGCCGCCGCCTCGCCGAGAAAGACGTGGAGGACGGTGCCGCCGGTGTATTTCGCCTGCAGCTCGTCCTGGAGATCGAAGACGGTGAAGATGTCGTCCGTGTAGTTGACGGGCAGCTGCGTCGAGTTCGAGTAGACCGGCTCCGCGCCGTCGACGACCTCGCGCTCGTTCGCGCACCGGATCTCGGGGTAGAGCTGCCGGTCGAGCCTGGCCAGCCGGTAGGCCGTCCCCTCGGCGGGCGTCGCCTCGAGGTTGTAGATGTTGCCCGTCTCCTCCTGGAAGCGCATGAGGCGGTCGCGCATGAAATCGAGGACGCGGCCGGCGAAGCCGCTTCCCGCCGGCGTGCCGATGTCGACGCCCAGCAAATTCAGGCACGCCTCGTTCATCCCGACGAGGCCGATCGTCGAGAAGTGGTTGTGCCAGTAGGAGTCGTTCCTCTCCTTCATGTTCCGCAGATAGAATTTCGTATAGGGGTAGAGATCATTGTCGGTGAAGCGCTCGAGGACCTTCCGCTTGGTCTCGAGGCTCGTCCGGCCGATCTCCATGAGGTGCCCGAGCCGCCGGAG
The nucleotide sequence above comes from Candidatus Krumholzibacteriota bacterium. Encoded proteins:
- a CDS encoding anaerobic ribonucleoside-triphosphate reductase activating protein gives rise to the protein MRIGGFQRFSLSDFPGRVAAIVFTQGCNFRCPFCHNGALIPGEAGDGAAVAEELVLQYLDSRRGRLDGVVVTGGEPTLQPDLASFLGKLGSMGFAVKLDTNGSRPDVIRDLLLRGVVDYLAMDVKAPERRYDRLVGVRAPLGRIRESIALIAGSGLPHEFRTTHVPALLDEADLRELARLVPRGSPHRIQPFEPANALDPALRESARAAMEELGSA
- a CDS encoding peptidylprolyl isomerase codes for the protein MRFKALVSVAFLVAVLAAFGCSEKEETAGKGDMQEVTGDVAITVDGSAITADELAGEVSRLKSQYEQRLGAQQVDAMKSAIKTQSVTNVINRRLLEAAARERGFVASDEKVEQRIADLRAQYPSPEAFDERLAAGGMTMEQLRGEMKSGIGIEEMLEAELEKAPKKTDEELLAFYEENVDRFKEAEQVRASHILVKVEPSDTDAMKAEKLLKIKNIREELLLGADFAEKAREASECPSSANGGDLGFFEHGSMVKPFADAAFALDVGSISPIVETQFGFHVIKVTERKPARTVPFDEARQHIEADFERSRQQEVVGRLLNELREKAQIVYVDSVWAI